One segment of Streptomyces bathyalis DNA contains the following:
- a CDS encoding cupin domain-containing protein encodes MRDEPIDLSTALAGFDQLWSPRIVSRVNDYDVRVAKVAGEHLWHAHEDTDEFFLVLDGELSIALRDGDGDDGRTVVLGKGSVFVVPRGVEHKPSSAGGASILLFEPSGTSSVGDRHDPVPGHVDATTGHALD; translated from the coding sequence ATGAGAGACGAACCGATCGATCTGAGCACCGCCCTCGCCGGTTTCGACCAGCTGTGGAGCCCGCGCATCGTCTCGCGGGTCAACGACTACGACGTCCGCGTCGCCAAGGTTGCGGGCGAACATCTGTGGCACGCGCACGAGGACACCGACGAGTTCTTCCTCGTGCTCGACGGAGAGCTGAGCATCGCCCTGCGTGACGGCGACGGCGACGACGGGCGGACCGTGGTGCTCGGCAAGGGGTCGGTCTTCGTCGTCCCACGGGGTGTGGAGCACAAGCCGTCCTCGGCCGGGGGCGCCTCGATCCTCCTCTTCGAACCGTCCGGAACCTCGTCCGTCGGCGACAGGCACGACCCCGTACCCGGGCACGTCGACGCCACCACCGGTCACGCCCTGGACTGA
- a CDS encoding sodium:proton antiporter, with translation MTLLPYLVAGWIFLIGVYGLVTSRNLIHTVGCLSVTQSSTYVLLLAIGYRDGGTAPVYAALPKDARVVDPVVQALTLTDIVVGATVTALLLALVTQLHKRHGTVDPDELLALKG, from the coding sequence ATGACCCTGCTGCCCTATCTCGTCGCGGGCTGGATCTTCCTCATCGGCGTGTACGGCCTGGTCACCAGCCGCAACCTCATCCACACCGTCGGCTGTCTGTCCGTGACCCAGTCCTCGACGTACGTGCTGCTGCTCGCCATCGGCTACCGCGACGGCGGCACCGCGCCGGTCTACGCGGCCCTGCCCAAGGACGCCCGCGTCGTGGACCCCGTCGTGCAGGCCCTCACCCTCACCGACATCGTCGTGGGCGCCACCGTGACGGCGCTGCTGCTGGCCCTCGTCACCCAGCTCCACAAGCGGCACGGCACCGTCGACCCGGACGAGCTGCTGGCTCTCAAGGGCTGA
- a CDS encoding Na(+)/H(+) antiporter subunit B translates to MTDALIVVALLLVAVTATAAVLNREPLRQALVLSFLGLALALLFAFVQAPDVSLSQLAVGSAVTPLMIVLTVRKVRGGSGNDARKEEER, encoded by the coding sequence GTGACTGACGCGCTCATCGTCGTGGCTTTGCTCCTCGTCGCCGTGACGGCGACCGCCGCCGTCCTGAACCGCGAACCGCTGCGTCAGGCGCTCGTGCTGTCCTTCCTCGGCCTCGCGCTCGCCCTGCTCTTCGCCTTCGTCCAGGCGCCCGACGTCAGCCTGTCGCAGCTCGCCGTCGGCTCCGCGGTGACGCCGCTGATGATCGTGCTGACGGTGCGGAAGGTACGGGGCGGATCCGGCAACGACGCCCGCAAGGAGGAGGAGCGTTGA
- a CDS encoding monovalent cation/H+ antiporter complex subunit F: MSTSDGWLAAAMVPLLCLVPVLRYVATGGPNTRLVAQNLSQLLAGLTLLLAAEGFRRPDYLDLALVLAVLAPAGTLVYARFLGGLPPARIVRWTALFGVPAVVVPLCVAAGPGREAVKVLVIGGLLLAGALVTSGGSQLSSESGVPEEAPARD; the protein is encoded by the coding sequence ATGAGCACGTCCGACGGCTGGCTCGCCGCCGCCATGGTGCCGCTGCTGTGCCTGGTGCCCGTCCTCCGGTACGTCGCCACGGGCGGCCCGAACACGCGGCTCGTCGCGCAGAACCTCTCCCAACTCCTCGCAGGGCTCACGCTGTTGCTTGCGGCCGAGGGCTTCCGCCGTCCCGACTATCTGGACCTGGCTCTGGTCCTCGCCGTCCTCGCGCCCGCCGGGACGCTCGTGTACGCGCGGTTCCTCGGCGGGCTGCCGCCCGCCCGCATCGTGCGCTGGACCGCGCTGTTCGGGGTGCCGGCCGTCGTCGTACCGCTGTGCGTGGCCGCGGGCCCCGGCCGGGAGGCCGTGAAGGTACTGGTGATCGGCGGCCTGCTGCTGGCGGGGGCACTGGTCACGAGCGGAGGCTCACAGCTCAGTTCGGAGTCCGGCGTCCCGGAGGAGGCTCCGGCCCGTGACTGA
- a CDS encoding helix-turn-helix domain-containing protein encodes MAQESSQPPGPARPHRVAVIVDEGSNPFELGVATELFGLRRPELRRPWYEFTVCAATREVPMHIGMFTLSGVADLTAADEADTVIVPNRPDPEVRPGGAVLEAVCRASRRGARLISFCTGTFTLAEAGVLDGRRATTHWRWADLFASRHPAVRLEPDVLFVEDGGILTAAGSAAALDLGLHVIGRDHGAEVANAVSRRLVFAAHRDGGQRQFVERPVPVTRDASLAPVLEWARERLDEPLTVTGLAARAAVSPATLHRRFQAELGTTPLAWLTGERVALACRLIERGQGALGTVARASGLGTAANLRAQLRRRTGLSPSAYRRQFSARVP; translated from the coding sequence GTGGCGCAAGAATCCTCGCAACCGCCCGGGCCCGCCCGGCCGCATCGTGTCGCCGTCATCGTGGACGAGGGCTCGAACCCCTTCGAGCTGGGTGTCGCCACCGAGCTCTTCGGGCTGCGGCGCCCTGAGCTGCGACGGCCCTGGTACGAGTTCACGGTGTGTGCCGCGACCCGCGAAGTCCCCATGCACATCGGGATGTTCACGCTCTCCGGGGTGGCGGACCTGACCGCGGCGGACGAGGCGGACACGGTCATCGTGCCGAACCGTCCGGACCCGGAGGTGCGCCCGGGCGGCGCGGTGCTGGAGGCCGTATGCAGGGCCTCGAGGCGCGGAGCACGCCTCATCAGCTTCTGCACGGGCACCTTCACCCTGGCCGAGGCAGGTGTGCTCGACGGCCGCCGCGCCACGACGCACTGGCGCTGGGCGGACCTCTTCGCATCCCGCCACCCGGCGGTGCGGCTGGAGCCGGACGTCCTCTTCGTCGAGGACGGCGGCATCCTCACCGCTGCGGGCAGCGCGGCGGCCCTGGATCTCGGCCTCCATGTCATCGGGCGCGACCACGGCGCCGAGGTGGCGAACGCGGTCAGTCGCCGCCTCGTCTTCGCCGCCCACCGCGACGGAGGGCAGCGGCAGTTCGTGGAACGTCCCGTGCCGGTCACCCGGGACGCCTCGCTCGCGCCGGTACTCGAGTGGGCCCGGGAGCGGCTGGACGAGCCGCTGACCGTGACGGGCCTGGCGGCTCGCGCCGCTGTCAGCCCCGCCACTCTGCACCGGCGGTTCCAGGCCGAGCTGGGCACGACACCGCTGGCGTGGCTGACGGGCGAGCGCGTCGCGCTGGCCTGCCGGCTGATCGAGCGCGGCCAGGGCGCCCTCGGGACGGTGGCCCGCGCCAGCGGACTCGGCACGGCGGCCAACCTCCGCGCCCAGCTGCGGCGACGTACGGGCCTCTCGCCCAGCGCGTACCGCCGCCAGTTCAGCGCCCGCGTCCCCTGA
- a CDS encoding complex I subunit 5 family protein: MNVSRLLPLVVVVPMLGAAVLAAGGRRLPRIASDSLGVFFAAVSAVLSAVVLAGGTHEGPYVVEWLGGWRPGAGGQGVGIVLAGEPVSLGLTAFTSLLVVAVLVYSWRYFEEPPRRRTGSFPALILLFQAGMCGFCLTGDLFNSFVFFELMGVVAYALTGFRVEEPRPVQGALAFGIVNSLGGYAMLMGIALLYARTGELGFAQVGRALDGQRADALVLAAFVLLAAGLLVKAAAVPFHFWLPDAHAVAPTPVCMLLSGVMVELGVFGVARLYWTIFAGPGGLPPEAFTRALVTVGVLTALLGAVMSWRQRHVKRLLAFSTVSHTGLFLIGVGLLTPEGVAGTSLYVLAHGAVKAALFACTGILLDRYASVDEHELYGRARELPFTGAMFVLGGLAVCGMPPFGTSLGKAVAEEAAGHTGHWLTAVFVLVSALTGGAILRAGVRIFAGAGPRPDGTGGPGGQPDAQEGTQEPVTGPLTDGGEQPETAGRLRRIPGPMLVVPAGLLAAALAAGLVPQLGDGAGDAAHLFATHDLYEAAVLDGVTPHPEGGPPAHWNTAGVLLGLLSTALGVGIAVLGVRRRPYPGIGDRLLAPLRRLQSGHIGDYVAWTVAGLALVTLLTAPGTHMLP; the protein is encoded by the coding sequence ATGAACGTGTCGCGGCTGCTGCCGCTCGTCGTCGTGGTGCCGATGCTCGGCGCCGCCGTGCTCGCCGCGGGAGGCCGGCGGCTGCCGCGCATCGCCTCGGACAGCCTCGGCGTCTTCTTCGCGGCGGTCTCCGCCGTCCTGTCCGCGGTGGTGCTGGCGGGCGGTACCCACGAGGGCCCCTACGTCGTGGAGTGGCTGGGTGGCTGGCGACCCGGTGCCGGGGGCCAGGGTGTGGGGATCGTGCTGGCAGGCGAGCCGGTCTCCCTGGGTCTCACCGCGTTCACGTCGCTGCTCGTCGTCGCCGTACTCGTCTACTCCTGGCGGTACTTCGAGGAGCCCCCGCGGCGGCGCACCGGCTCCTTCCCCGCGCTGATCCTGCTCTTCCAGGCGGGCATGTGCGGCTTCTGCCTCACCGGGGACCTGTTCAACTCCTTCGTCTTCTTCGAGCTCATGGGCGTCGTCGCGTACGCGCTCACCGGATTCCGCGTCGAGGAACCGCGTCCGGTGCAAGGGGCGCTCGCCTTCGGCATCGTCAACTCCCTCGGCGGCTACGCGATGCTGATGGGTATCGCGCTGCTCTACGCCCGCACCGGCGAACTGGGCTTCGCCCAGGTCGGGCGGGCGCTCGACGGGCAGCGGGCCGACGCCCTCGTCCTGGCGGCCTTCGTACTCTTGGCGGCCGGACTCCTGGTGAAGGCGGCGGCCGTGCCGTTCCACTTCTGGCTGCCCGACGCCCACGCCGTCGCACCCACGCCCGTGTGCATGCTGCTCTCGGGCGTCATGGTGGAGCTGGGCGTCTTCGGCGTCGCCCGCCTCTACTGGACGATCTTCGCCGGGCCCGGAGGCCTGCCGCCGGAAGCCTTCACCCGCGCCCTCGTCACCGTCGGCGTCCTGACCGCCCTGCTCGGGGCGGTGATGAGCTGGCGGCAGCGGCACGTGAAGAGGCTGCTCGCCTTCTCCACGGTGTCGCACACGGGCCTGTTCCTCATCGGCGTCGGCCTGCTGACCCCCGAAGGAGTCGCGGGCACCTCGCTGTACGTACTGGCCCACGGAGCCGTCAAGGCGGCCCTGTTCGCGTGCACCGGCATCCTGCTGGACCGCTATGCCTCCGTCGACGAGCACGAGTTGTACGGGCGGGCACGTGAACTGCCCTTCACCGGCGCCATGTTCGTCCTCGGCGGGCTCGCCGTCTGCGGAATGCCCCCGTTCGGGACGTCGCTCGGCAAGGCCGTGGCGGAGGAGGCCGCGGGCCACACGGGCCACTGGCTCACCGCGGTGTTCGTGCTCGTCTCGGCGCTCACAGGCGGCGCGATTCTGCGGGCGGGCGTGCGCATCTTCGCCGGAGCCGGACCGCGACCGGACGGGACCGGGGGCCCCGGCGGTCAACCGGACGCGCAGGAAGGCACGCAGGAGCCCGTGACCGGCCCCCTCACCGACGGCGGCGAACAGCCCGAGACCGCGGGCCGGCTGCGGCGCATCCCGGGCCCGATGCTCGTGGTGCCGGCCGGGCTGCTGGCCGCGGCCCTCGCGGCGGGGCTCGTACCGCAGTTGGGGGACGGCGCCGGCGACGCGGCACATCTCTTCGCCACGCACGACCTCTACGAAGCCGCGGTCCTGGACGGTGTCACCCCGCACCCCGAAGGCGGCCCGCCCGCGCACTGGAACACCGCCGGCGTCCTGCTCGGGCTGCTCTCGACCGCGCTCGGTGTGGGGATCGCGGTGCTCGGCGTGCGGCGGCGTCCCTACCCGGGGATCGGCGATCGTCTCCTGGCGCCCCTGCGCCGCCTGCAGTCGGGGCACATCGGCGACTACGTGGCCTGGACGGTCGCGGGCCTCGCGCTGGTGACACTGCTCACCGCCCCCGGCACACACATGCTGCCCTGA
- a CDS encoding MnhB domain-containing protein, whose protein sequence is MTRRGRLVLFLAAAAVVAVLLVAAFLGLPQFGGSHHPYGDRAVRAAFAHHTANAVAAVNFDQRAFDTLGEESILFAAVLGAMVLLRQTTGERRRPPRRARVSPPIRRLGMVMLPVALLVGLYVVAHGQITPGGGFQGGVVVATALHLLYVAADYGALERIRPLSPYEIGDAAGEAAYVVTGISTVLAGSAFLTNVLPLGTFGTLTSGGTVVLLNAAVGMEVACGVVVLLASFLDQAVEIEAPPGNNGAGPAEAAGGGGNA, encoded by the coding sequence TTGACGCGGCGCGGCAGGCTCGTGCTCTTCCTGGCCGCGGCGGCCGTCGTGGCGGTGCTCCTCGTCGCCGCCTTCCTCGGACTGCCGCAGTTCGGCGGCAGCCACCACCCCTACGGCGACCGCGCCGTGCGCGCGGCGTTCGCGCACCACACGGCCAACGCCGTCGCCGCCGTCAACTTCGACCAGCGCGCCTTCGACACCCTCGGCGAGGAGTCGATCCTCTTCGCCGCCGTACTCGGCGCCATGGTGCTCCTGCGCCAGACCACGGGGGAGCGGCGGCGGCCGCCGCGCCGCGCCCGGGTCTCGCCTCCGATCCGCCGCCTCGGCATGGTGATGCTGCCCGTCGCGCTCCTCGTCGGCCTGTACGTCGTGGCGCACGGCCAGATCACCCCCGGCGGAGGGTTCCAGGGCGGAGTCGTCGTGGCGACGGCCTTGCATCTGCTCTATGTGGCCGCGGACTACGGGGCGTTGGAGCGCATCCGGCCGCTCTCGCCGTACGAGATCGGGGACGCGGCCGGCGAGGCGGCGTACGTCGTCACCGGCATCTCGACGGTCCTGGCGGGCTCGGCGTTCCTCACCAACGTCCTGCCGTTGGGGACGTTCGGGACGCTGACCTCCGGCGGCACCGTCGTCCTGCTCAACGCCGCCGTGGGCATGGAAGTGGCCTGCGGCGTGGTGGTGCTGCTGGCCTCCTTCCTCGACCAGGCGGTGGAGATCGAGGCGCCCCCCGGCAACAACGGCGCCGGTCCCGCCGAGGCAGCGGGAGGGGGTGGGAACGCATGA